A region from the Acidiferrobacter sp. SPIII_3 genome encodes:
- a CDS encoding type II toxin-antitoxin system prevent-host-death family antitoxin, translated as MRTVNLADAKARLSKILNDVEAGEEVIITRHGTPIARVVPARGPRIPRLPASSRRVGRANLCNRSPPSARSFRKCASPAPNSSVGCATKGTDGLPRYQLHRPACDCRGE; from the coding sequence ATGCGCACCGTGAATCTGGCCGACGCCAAGGCGCGTTTGAGCAAAATCCTGAATGATGTGGAGGCGGGCGAAGAGGTCATCATCACCCGCCATGGTACCCCGATTGCCCGCGTCGTCCCGGCGCGTGGGCCGCGCATACCCCGATTGCCCGCGTCGTCCCGGCGCGTGGGCCGCGCAAACCTCTGCAATCGCTCGCCGCCTTCCGCGCGCAGTTTCCGCAAGTGCGCCAGTCCAGCGCCGAACTCATCCGTAGGCTGCGCGACGAAGGGTACTGATGGTCTACCTCGATACCAGCTTCATCGCCCCGCTTGCGATTGCCGAGGCGAGTAG
- a CDS encoding DUF6788 family protein has translation MATNRETTLEKQIEKTKKALVALGDIRPGSLSKQYNVCGKPGCSCKADPPKKHGPYYQVSYTRKGTSSSKFVKKEDLPEVRKQIKNYEKMKLLADRWIDLATELSNLRVAKEKAKITART, from the coding sequence ATGGCCACGAACCGCGAAACGACACTAGAGAAACAGATAGAGAAAACCAAGAAGGCGTTGGTGGCGCTGGGAGATATACGCCCAGGCAGTCTGTCAAAACAGTACAACGTATGTGGCAAACCGGGATGCAGCTGCAAGGCAGACCCGCCTAAAAAACACGGTCCCTACTACCAGGTGAGCTACACGCGCAAGGGAACGAGCAGCAGTAAGTTCGTCAAAAAAGAAGATTTGCCTGAAGTGCGAAAGCAGATCAAGAATTACGAGAAGATGAAGCTACTGGCGGACCGCTGGATTGATTTGGCGACGGAATTATCCAATCTCAGGGTCGCCAAAGAAAAAGCTAAAATCACAGCGAGAACTTAG
- a CDS encoding type II toxin-antitoxin system VapC family toxin encodes MAYLLDTNIISELQKGARAHPSVQAWFAQTPDEALFLSVLVIGELQQGIARLRRRDATQANRLTEKLQVLESSFQDRILPITTPIARRWADNNVPDPLPLIDGLLAATAQEHGLILVTRNVRDVAPSGVATLNPFGQTP; translated from the coding sequence ATGGCCTACCTCTTAGACACCAATATCATCTCGGAGCTGCAAAAAGGCGCCCGAGCGCACCCGTCCGTGCAGGCCTGGTTTGCTCAAACGCCTGATGAGGCGCTGTTTCTTTCGGTGCTCGTCATCGGAGAGCTCCAGCAAGGCATTGCCCGGCTCCGTCGCCGGGATGCCACGCAAGCCAACCGTCTGACGGAGAAACTCCAGGTTCTCGAGTCCTCGTTCCAGGACAGAATCCTTCCGATTACAACGCCTATCGCCAGACGCTGGGCGGACAACAACGTCCCCGACCCCTTGCCGCTCATCGACGGATTGCTCGCCGCGACCGCCCAGGAGCACGGCCTCATCCTAGTCACCCGCAACGTGCGCGACGTCGCACCAAGCGGTGTCGCGACGTTGAACCCTTTCGGGCAGACCCCGTAA
- a CDS encoding EAL domain-containing protein produces MAEGRIRAAYQPIITLAEGGVVAEEALARWVLRDGTVSPAQAFIETADACGLLPAVDETVLSQTLARCHRRQALGEPARLHFVNISTALLMAPDRLARVADLVAPCGMSWTGGDSRVRALVVEITERELIPHLPSLVRALHPLLAAGVRLALDDFGSGYSSFLYLAELPITFLKIEQALIARVGRDSRVDMMVAAIARMATDLNVITIAEGIESAETAAAVAALGVTWGQGYYFGRPGWE; encoded by the coding sequence TTGGCCGAAGGCCGTATCCGCGCCGCGTATCAGCCAATAATCACCCTCGCCGAGGGGGGCGTCGTGGCCGAGGAGGCCTTGGCGCGGTGGGTCCTGCGCGATGGGACTGTCAGCCCGGCGCAAGCCTTTATCGAGACGGCCGACGCCTGCGGTCTTCTTCCGGCCGTGGATGAAACCGTGCTCAGCCAGACCCTGGCCCGGTGTCATAGACGTCAGGCCTTGGGCGAGCCGGCGCGACTGCATTTCGTGAATATTTCCACCGCGCTCTTGATGGCCCCTGACCGCCTGGCGCGTGTCGCCGACCTGGTCGCGCCGTGTGGAATGTCCTGGACCGGGGGCGATTCTCGGGTGCGCGCGCTCGTGGTCGAAATTACCGAGCGTGAACTTATCCCCCATTTGCCGAGCCTGGTGCGCGCACTGCATCCCTTGTTGGCCGCCGGCGTGCGGCTGGCGCTCGATGACTTTGGGAGCGGGTATTCGTCGTTTCTGTATCTCGCCGAGCTCCCCATCACCTTTCTCAAGATTGAGCAGGCGTTGATTGCCCGCGTGGGCCGCGATAGCCGTGTCGATATGATGGTCGCGGCCATTGCGCGCATGGCCACCGACCTCAATGTCATCACCATCGCCGAGGGTATCGAGTCCGCCGAGACCGCGGCCGCCGTAGCGGCCCTCGGTGTCACTTGGGGGCAAGGCTATTACTTTGGGCGGCCGGGGTGGGAGTAG
- a CDS encoding addiction module protein, translating into MLASELEKVARTLSAKERARLVEAFLESLQDTPAAEVATAWNREIEARLHAYERGELQSLRAESVFAQARLLGR; encoded by the coding sequence ATGTTGGCATCCGAACTCGAGAAGGTCGCGCGCACGCTTTCCGCGAAAGAGCGGGCGCGACTTGTCGAAGCGTTCCTGGAGTCGCTTCAGGACACGCCGGCCGCCGAGGTGGCGACCGCCTGGAACCGCGAGATAGAGGCGCGCCTTCACGCCTATGAGCGCGGTGAACTTCAAAGCCTCCGCGCCGAATCGGTGTTTGCGCAAGCGCGCCTCCTCGGCCGGTGA
- a CDS encoding type II toxin-antitoxin system VapC family toxin produces the protein MVYLDTSFIAPLAIAEASSEPVEAFLLSRKAELATSQWTRVELASLVARRVRMGELDADQAEAVRAAFDRLLAESFTMLTVATADFAAAVALLAKPDTGLRAGDALHLAIARNHRAKTVYTLDHGLLKAGKRLKLPVSAGIAV, from the coding sequence ATGGTCTACCTCGATACCAGCTTCATCGCCCCGCTTGCGATTGCCGAGGCGAGTAGCGAGCCCGTCGAGGCGTTTCTTCTCAGTCGCAAGGCCGAACTCGCCACATCCCAGTGGACGCGGGTGGAGCTGGCAAGCCTCGTGGCCCGGCGGGTCCGCATGGGCGAGTTGGATGCCGACCAGGCAGAAGCCGTTCGCGCGGCGTTCGACCGCCTGTTGGCGGAATCTTTCACGATGCTGACCGTCGCTACGGCGGACTTCGCGGCGGCCGTGGCGTTGCTCGCAAAACCCGACACCGGACTGCGCGCCGGGGATGCCCTGCACCTCGCCATTGCGAGGAATCACAGGGCGAAAACGGTGTATACGCTCGACCATGGGCTTCTCAAGGCCGGAAAGCGGCTCAAGCTTCCGGTCAGCGCGGGGATTGCAGTGTAA
- a CDS encoding DUF4258 domain-containing protein: MFAYPSTGTMGWPRTGSPREKSSTESWMRCWLRSMRIIPGPCALLLQKDGSGAPIHVVWGILKGHDRPAVLVTVYRPDPVRWDPSFTRRRSQ; encoded by the coding sequence ATGTTCGCGTATCCGAGCACGGGTACGATGGGTTGGCCGAGGACGGGCTCACCGCGAGAGAAGTCATCCACGGAGTCCTGGATGCGGTGCTGGTTGAGGAGTATGCGAATTATCCCGGGCCCATGCGCACTTCTGTTGCAGAAGGACGGGTCCGGCGCCCCGATTCATGTTGTGTGGGGTATCCTGAAGGGACATGATAGGCCTGCCGTTCTGGTCACTGTGTACCGTCCAGACCCCGTCCGGTGGGACCCGTCATTTACCAGGAGACGGTCGCAATGA
- a CDS encoding diguanylate cyclase, whose translation MPQKWSTCGKRAANRLRLPDDFLCPLLGAFLELGNTDKHSVMVDRHRARFILSRVRVIATLFAVLTPLWIPLDILMFPRAVWQLLALGRLVVGIALAALAVWSRHPASLKRAYAALATLFFLPLLFFLFAQVILRGAPAKSVDATEVYAFLPFVLAGGLSIFPLTVLELTGLALPLLAVASLPVIEKPVFLTPAFNAVGALWLLVLVTGVCGLSAVSQLQVLLTLLAQSTHDPVTGALNRGSGTELMEWQLMMARRHGYPLSLVFMDLDDFKSINDTVGHARGDRLLAETARAWRKALRNGDAILRWGGEEFIVLLPHASCAQAEDLVRRRLPTLARPDGTPLTYSIGIAEYSADDLTHWESLVALADQRMYEAKASGKARIVACGQQAMSHAPTPTPAAQSNSLAPK comes from the coding sequence ATGCCCCAAAAGTGGTCTACGTGTGGCAAACGGGCCGCTAACAGATTACGCCTCCCGGATGACTTCCTGTGCCCGCTGCTCGGCGCTTTCCTCGAGCTTGGGAATACCGACAAGCATTCCGTGATGGTGGACCGCCACCGCGCCCGTTTCATCCTGTCGCGGGTGCGAGTGATAGCCACCCTCTTCGCCGTGCTCACACCCCTCTGGATACCGCTGGACATCCTCATGTTTCCGCGCGCGGTCTGGCAGCTCCTGGCCCTGGGCCGCCTTGTGGTCGGTATTGCTCTCGCCGCACTCGCCGTATGGAGTCGTCACCCGGCCTCCCTCAAGCGCGCCTATGCAGCCCTGGCCACCTTGTTCTTCCTCCCCTTGCTGTTCTTTCTGTTCGCGCAGGTCATATTGCGGGGCGCGCCAGCGAAATCGGTCGACGCGACCGAGGTCTATGCCTTTCTCCCCTTCGTCCTGGCAGGTGGACTCAGTATTTTTCCCTTGACGGTGTTGGAGCTCACCGGGCTCGCCCTGCCCCTGCTGGCGGTCGCCAGCCTCCCGGTAATCGAAAAGCCTGTCTTCCTGACGCCGGCCTTCAACGCCGTGGGGGCGTTATGGCTGCTGGTGCTGGTCACCGGGGTGTGCGGCCTGTCGGCAGTCAGCCAGCTGCAAGTCCTCCTTACGCTGTTGGCGCAGTCCACCCATGACCCCGTAACCGGGGCACTCAACCGCGGAAGCGGGACCGAGTTGATGGAGTGGCAATTGATGATGGCACGGCGGCACGGATATCCGCTCTCTCTCGTCTTCATGGATTTAGATGATTTCAAATCCATAAACGACACGGTGGGGCACGCCCGCGGAGACCGACTCCTGGCGGAAACGGCACGGGCCTGGCGCAAGGCCCTACGCAATGGCGACGCCATCCTGCGTTGGGGCGGGGAGGAATTCATTGTACTGCTACCCCACGCGAGCTGCGCCCAGGCCGAGGACTTGGTGCGCCGCCGCCTACCGACGCTGGCACGCCCCGATGGGACACCCCTGACCTATAGCATCGGGATAGCCGAATACTCCGCCGACGACCTCACCCACTGGGAGTCGCTCGTGGCCCTCGCGGACCAGCGCATGTATGAAGCCAAGGCCTCCGGCAAGGCCCGTATCGTGGCCTGTGGACAACAGGCCATGAGCCATGCCCCTACTCCCACCCCGGCCGCCCAAAGTAATAGCCTTGCCCCCAAGTGA
- a CDS encoding ISL3 family transposase, producing MTSHRQREETQSRLTLLAKIHRLKDLKITAFSFQQRDTERHLWVKPFKNGCRCPVCERRCPIVRQAQEARSWEDVAILGRKTLFWYAPKEILCPTHGLVQEKIPWAAPYARITYRLEFRICALCQIMTQKAAAAILKMAPSTLSNCLHRVITRVRTGHTIRGLVTLGADEIAYCKGRKYATIIYDLDRSHVVWVGQGKGRETIDRFFNEQLSDGQKQRIRWASCDRGRAYTGAIQHHCPNATLVIDRFHVVKALNEALDAVRKDEWRGLDKRGRQAIKGLRWMLGMQARNRSKKQSRFLNALRTSNRRIHRAWHCRPHGRVLKDEFERIWHFTYPGAARQFLKRWMTAALRSRLPSLKTFVTTVRNHFDNILSFIERPLTNAVGEGINRLLKIVKNLIERPLTNAVGEGINRLLKIVKNRASGFRGLEPFADLIFLTIGDLDIPAHIPSDLRTL from the coding sequence TTGACCAGTCATCGACAAAGAGAGGAAACCCAGAGCCGCCTGACGTTGCTGGCGAAAATACACCGCCTGAAAGACCTAAAAATCACCGCCTTCTCATTCCAACAACGCGATACGGAACGCCATCTCTGGGTCAAGCCCTTCAAAAACGGTTGCCGCTGCCCAGTGTGTGAGCGCCGCTGCCCAATCGTGCGCCAGGCCCAGGAGGCCCGATCCTGGGAGGACGTAGCGATCTTGGGCCGCAAGACCCTGTTCTGGTATGCCCCCAAGGAGATCCTCTGCCCGACCCATGGGCTCGTGCAGGAGAAAATCCCCTGGGCCGCCCCTTATGCCCGCATCACCTATCGCCTGGAGTTTCGGATCTGCGCGCTCTGCCAGATCATGACGCAAAAGGCAGCGGCCGCCATACTGAAGATGGCCCCATCGACGCTCTCTAACTGTCTGCACCGGGTCATCACCCGGGTGCGCACGGGCCACACGATCCGGGGCTTGGTGACCCTCGGAGCCGATGAGATCGCGTATTGCAAAGGCCGGAAATATGCCACGATAATCTATGATTTGGACCGTTCGCACGTCGTGTGGGTGGGTCAGGGCAAGGGGCGCGAGACCATCGACCGGTTCTTCAACGAACAGTTATCGGATGGCCAGAAGCAGCGCATTCGCTGGGCGAGTTGCGACAGGGGCCGCGCCTACACTGGGGCCATTCAACACCACTGCCCGAACGCCACCCTCGTGATCGATCGCTTTCATGTGGTGAAGGCCTTGAACGAGGCGCTCGATGCCGTCCGGAAAGACGAGTGGCGGGGACTGGATAAGCGGGGGCGTCAGGCCATCAAGGGGCTGCGGTGGATGCTCGGGATGCAGGCGCGGAATCGCTCCAAGAAACAGTCGCGCTTCTTAAACGCGCTACGCACCTCCAACCGGCGCATCCATCGCGCCTGGCATTGCCGGCCGCATGGCCGGGTCTTGAAGGATGAGTTCGAGCGCATCTGGCATTTCACATATCCCGGTGCGGCGAGGCAGTTCTTGAAGCGCTGGATGACGGCCGCCCTCAGAAGCCGCTTACCCTCGCTGAAGACCTTTGTGACCACCGTACGGAACCACTTCGACAATATCCTCTCCTTCATTGAACGCCCGCTCACCAATGCCGTGGGCGAAGGCATCAACCGTCTACTCAAGATCGTGAAGAACCTCATTGAACGCCCGCTCACCAATGCCGTGGGCGAAGGCATCAACCGTCTACTCAAGATCGTGAAGAACCGGGCCTCGGGATTCCGCGGTTTGGAGCCCTTCGCTGACCTGATCTTCCTGACCATCGGAGACCTCGATATCCCTGCGCACATTCCTTCCGATTTGCGTACGCTGTGA